From a single Hippopotamus amphibius kiboko isolate mHipAmp2 chromosome X, mHipAmp2.hap2, whole genome shotgun sequence genomic region:
- the LOC130842211 gene encoding histone H2A-Bbd type 2/3-like, whose product MPRRRRRGSSGRRSRTARAELSFSVSHMERLLREGHYARRLSPSAPVYLAAILQYLTAKVLELAGDEARNAGGRRITPELVDRAVHNHVLLSALFGMATISQVAPARR is encoded by the coding sequence ATGCCGCGAAGGCGCCGTCGAGGCTCATCCGGCCGCCGCTCCCGCACCGCCCGAGCCGAGCTGTCCTTCTCCGTGAGCCACATGGAGCGCCTCCTGCGGGAGGGCCACTACGCCCGGCGCCTGAGCCCGTCCGCACCCGTCTACCTGGCGGCCATCCTGCAGTACCTGACGGCCAAGGTCCTGGAGCTGGCGGGCGACGAGGCCCGCAACGCTGGCGGCCGGCGTATCACCCCGGAGCTGGTGGACAGGGCGGTGCACAACCACGTGCTGCTGAGCGCCCTGTTCGGGATGGCCACCATCTCCCAAGTGGCCCCGGCCCGGCGCTAG